The Nerophis lumbriciformis linkage group LG05, RoL_Nlum_v2.1, whole genome shotgun sequence genome contains a region encoding:
- the trip6 gene encoding thyroid receptor-interacting protein 6 isoform X1, translating to MLGPPSTGKFIRKPGRQGARAMGSPQEAAAMCVAAWVSSCRKQNPAMSGPTWLPPRTLDSPDQAVSPMSHSAGSAIYRAPIKKGAPDFRPKYSAIDQNGGGVMATRYMATGPTGKTLEYELLDCYCYNGMKAHFGFCSCKGGPGHHSPGDLYYSPPHGPKEERNWTPHVDGYELPHRGPKKPVSHHSKIDADIDSLTSMLADLDSNPHDASTQLYDNVPYNKYLPGDHYQPAHHVAAPPQSRPASGYPPHPQSQYHPPSPYAEQQASQYPACQQQDYYSSSTPKPYPQPVPASYTTASTPTGPRFSVQVKTAQPVTYSQTGRQAEQAYTPPPPRQHVPRPPPHTSPQDWYPLHPGMQESPPEAGYMGSGSGGRIKQVALPKRGMENNQAGAAHLHNKVAAQTRPEEELDRLTKKLVYDMNHPPTEDYFGRCARCGDNVVGDGSGCIAMEQVFHVECFTCITCHARLRGQPFYALDKKSYCETCYVRTLERCSKCTKPILDRILRAMGKAYHPRCFTCVVCNCCLDGVPFTVDATSQIHCIDDFHRKYAPRCSVCGEPIMPEMGQEETVRIVALDRSFHVNCYVCEECGLLLSSEGEGRGCYPLDGHILCKSCSARRIQDLSAKISTDC from the exons ATGCTCGGGCCGCCATCCACCGGGAAGTTCATCAGGAAGCCAGGACGACAGGGAGCCAGAGCTATGGGGTCGCCTCAGGAAGCCGCAGCCATGTGCGTGGCAGCGTGGGTGTCATCATGCAGGAAACAG AATCCTGCCATGTCTGGTCCTACCTGGCTGCCACCGAGGACTCTGGACAGTCCAGACCAAGCCGTCTCCCCCATGTCCCACTCTGCAGGGTCGGCCATCTACCGGGCGCCCATCAAGAAGGGTGCGCCCGACTTCCGGCCAAAATACAGCGCTATTGATCAGAACGGAGGAGGGGTGATGGCCACCAGGTATATGGCGACAGGACCTACAGGTAAAACACTGGAATACGAATTGTTAGATTGTTATTGTTACAACGGTATGAAGGCTCATTTTGGGTTCTGTTCTTGCAAAGGCGGGCCTGGTCATCATTCTCCTGGTGATCTGTACTATTCCCCTCCACACGGGCCCAAAGAAGAGCGCAACTGGACCCCCCATGTGGACGGCTACGAGCTCCCA CACCGCGGCCCAAAAAAGCCAGTGAGCCATCACTCCAAGATCGATGCCGATATCGACTCCCTCACCTCCATGTTGGCCGACCTTGATAGCAACCCCCATGACGCCAGCACGCAA CTGTACGACAATGTGCCTTACAACAAATACCTCCCAGGGGATCACTACCAACCTGCGCATCACGTCGCCGCCCCACCTCAGAGCCGGCCCGCCTCAGGGTACCCTCCTCACCCCCAGAGCCAGTACCACCCGCCGTCACCGTACGCCGAGCAGCAGGCATCTCAGTACCCAGCATGCCAACAGCAGGACTACTACAGCTCATCCACACCAAAACCGTACCCCCAGCCCGTGCCGGCCTCCTACACCACGGCCTCTACCCCCACCGGGCCGAGGTTCAGCGTGCAGGTCAAGACCGCCCAGCCCGTCACGTACTCTCAGACGGGGAGGCAGGCAGAGCAGGCCTACACACCTCCGCCGCCTCGCCAGCATGTGCCACGTCCCCCGCCTCATACCAGCCCGCAGGATTGGTATCCCCTGCACCCGGGCATGCAGGAGAGTCCCCCCGAAGCGGGCTACATGGGAAGTGGATCAGGAGGAAGAATCAAGCAGGTGGCCTTGCCGAAAAGAGGGATGGAAAATAATCAAGCGGGGGCTGCACATTTACACAACAAG GTGGCAGCACAGACAAGACCAGAGGAGGAGTTGGACCGCCTCACCAAGAAGCTGGTGTACGACATGAACCACCCTCCAACTGAGGATTATTTCG GCCGTTGCGCCCGCTGCGGAGACAATGTGGTCGGCGACGGCAGCGGTTGCATCGCCATGGAGCAGGTGTTCCATGTAGAGTGCTTCACCTGCATCACCTGCCACGCCCGCCTGCGAGGACAGCCCTTCTACGCCCTGGACAAGAAGAGCTACTGTGAAACGTGCTACGTT AGAACACTAGAGCGATGCTCAAAGTGCACCAAGCCCATCTTGGACCGCATCCTGCGCGCCATGGGAAAGGCATACCATCCTCGCTGTTTTACATGCGTGGTGTGTAACTGCTGCTTGGACGGCGTGCCCTTCACTGTGGACGCCACCTCGCAGATACACTGCATCGACGACTTccacag GAAGTATGCGCCCCGCTGCTCCGTGTGTGGCGAGCCTATCATGCCCGAAATGGGTCAGGAGGAGACGGTCAGGATCGTGGCGCTGGACCGCAGTTTTCACGTCAACTGTTACGTTTGTGAG
- the trip6 gene encoding thyroid receptor-interacting protein 6 isoform X3 — MLGPPSTGKFIRKPGRQGARAMGSPQEAAAMCVAAWVSSCRKQNPAMSGPTWLPPRTLDSPDQAVSPMSHSAGSAIYRAPIKKGAPDFRPKYSAIDQNGGGVMATRYMATGPTGGPGHHSPGDLYYSPPHGPKEERNWTPHVDGYELPHRGPKKPVSHHSKIDADIDSLTSMLADLDSNPHDASTQLYDNVPYNKYLPGDHYQPAHHVAAPPQSRPASGYPPHPQSQYHPPSPYAEQQASQYPACQQQDYYSSSTPKPYPQPVPASYTTASTPTGPRFSVQVKTAQPVTYSQTGRQAEQAYTPPPPRQHVPRPPPHTSPQDWYPLHPGMQESPPEAGYMGSGSGGRIKQVALPKRGMENNQAGAAHLHNKVAAQTRPEEELDRLTKKLVYDMNHPPTEDYFGRCARCGDNVVGDGSGCIAMEQVFHVECFTCITCHARLRGQPFYALDKKSYCETCYVRTLERCSKCTKPILDRILRAMGKAYHPRCFTCVVCNCCLDGVPFTVDATSQIHCIDDFHRKYAPRCSVCGEPIMPEMGQEETVRIVALDRSFHVNCYVCEECGLLLSSEGEGRGCYPLDGHILCKSCSARRIQDLSAKISTDC, encoded by the exons ATGCTCGGGCCGCCATCCACCGGGAAGTTCATCAGGAAGCCAGGACGACAGGGAGCCAGAGCTATGGGGTCGCCTCAGGAAGCCGCAGCCATGTGCGTGGCAGCGTGGGTGTCATCATGCAGGAAACAG AATCCTGCCATGTCTGGTCCTACCTGGCTGCCACCGAGGACTCTGGACAGTCCAGACCAAGCCGTCTCCCCCATGTCCCACTCTGCAGGGTCGGCCATCTACCGGGCGCCCATCAAGAAGGGTGCGCCCGACTTCCGGCCAAAATACAGCGCTATTGATCAGAACGGAGGAGGGGTGATGGCCACCAGGTATATGGCGACAGGACCTACAG GCGGGCCTGGTCATCATTCTCCTGGTGATCTGTACTATTCCCCTCCACACGGGCCCAAAGAAGAGCGCAACTGGACCCCCCATGTGGACGGCTACGAGCTCCCA CACCGCGGCCCAAAAAAGCCAGTGAGCCATCACTCCAAGATCGATGCCGATATCGACTCCCTCACCTCCATGTTGGCCGACCTTGATAGCAACCCCCATGACGCCAGCACGCAA CTGTACGACAATGTGCCTTACAACAAATACCTCCCAGGGGATCACTACCAACCTGCGCATCACGTCGCCGCCCCACCTCAGAGCCGGCCCGCCTCAGGGTACCCTCCTCACCCCCAGAGCCAGTACCACCCGCCGTCACCGTACGCCGAGCAGCAGGCATCTCAGTACCCAGCATGCCAACAGCAGGACTACTACAGCTCATCCACACCAAAACCGTACCCCCAGCCCGTGCCGGCCTCCTACACCACGGCCTCTACCCCCACCGGGCCGAGGTTCAGCGTGCAGGTCAAGACCGCCCAGCCCGTCACGTACTCTCAGACGGGGAGGCAGGCAGAGCAGGCCTACACACCTCCGCCGCCTCGCCAGCATGTGCCACGTCCCCCGCCTCATACCAGCCCGCAGGATTGGTATCCCCTGCACCCGGGCATGCAGGAGAGTCCCCCCGAAGCGGGCTACATGGGAAGTGGATCAGGAGGAAGAATCAAGCAGGTGGCCTTGCCGAAAAGAGGGATGGAAAATAATCAAGCGGGGGCTGCACATTTACACAACAAG GTGGCAGCACAGACAAGACCAGAGGAGGAGTTGGACCGCCTCACCAAGAAGCTGGTGTACGACATGAACCACCCTCCAACTGAGGATTATTTCG GCCGTTGCGCCCGCTGCGGAGACAATGTGGTCGGCGACGGCAGCGGTTGCATCGCCATGGAGCAGGTGTTCCATGTAGAGTGCTTCACCTGCATCACCTGCCACGCCCGCCTGCGAGGACAGCCCTTCTACGCCCTGGACAAGAAGAGCTACTGTGAAACGTGCTACGTT AGAACACTAGAGCGATGCTCAAAGTGCACCAAGCCCATCTTGGACCGCATCCTGCGCGCCATGGGAAAGGCATACCATCCTCGCTGTTTTACATGCGTGGTGTGTAACTGCTGCTTGGACGGCGTGCCCTTCACTGTGGACGCCACCTCGCAGATACACTGCATCGACGACTTccacag GAAGTATGCGCCCCGCTGCTCCGTGTGTGGCGAGCCTATCATGCCCGAAATGGGTCAGGAGGAGACGGTCAGGATCGTGGCGCTGGACCGCAGTTTTCACGTCAACTGTTACGTTTGTGAG
- the trip6 gene encoding thyroid receptor-interacting protein 6 isoform X2 codes for MQETGANELSLFPRQQQETHNNQTCHDENPAMSGPTWLPPRTLDSPDQAVSPMSHSAGSAIYRAPIKKGAPDFRPKYSAIDQNGGGVMATRYMATGPTGKTLEYELLDCYCYNGMKAHFGFCSCKGGPGHHSPGDLYYSPPHGPKEERNWTPHVDGYELPHRGPKKPVSHHSKIDADIDSLTSMLADLDSNPHDASTQLYDNVPYNKYLPGDHYQPAHHVAAPPQSRPASGYPPHPQSQYHPPSPYAEQQASQYPACQQQDYYSSSTPKPYPQPVPASYTTASTPTGPRFSVQVKTAQPVTYSQTGRQAEQAYTPPPPRQHVPRPPPHTSPQDWYPLHPGMQESPPEAGYMGSGSGGRIKQVALPKRGMENNQAGAAHLHNKVAAQTRPEEELDRLTKKLVYDMNHPPTEDYFGRCARCGDNVVGDGSGCIAMEQVFHVECFTCITCHARLRGQPFYALDKKSYCETCYVRTLERCSKCTKPILDRILRAMGKAYHPRCFTCVVCNCCLDGVPFTVDATSQIHCIDDFHRKYAPRCSVCGEPIMPEMGQEETVRIVALDRSFHVNCYVCEECGLLLSSEGEGRGCYPLDGHILCKSCSARRIQDLSAKISTDC; via the exons ATGCAGGAAACAGGTGCCAACGAGCTTTCATTGTTTCCACGCCAGCAACAAGAAACGCACAACAACCAAACGTGTCATGATGAG AATCCTGCCATGTCTGGTCCTACCTGGCTGCCACCGAGGACTCTGGACAGTCCAGACCAAGCCGTCTCCCCCATGTCCCACTCTGCAGGGTCGGCCATCTACCGGGCGCCCATCAAGAAGGGTGCGCCCGACTTCCGGCCAAAATACAGCGCTATTGATCAGAACGGAGGAGGGGTGATGGCCACCAGGTATATGGCGACAGGACCTACAGGTAAAACACTGGAATACGAATTGTTAGATTGTTATTGTTACAACGGTATGAAGGCTCATTTTGGGTTCTGTTCTTGCAAAGGCGGGCCTGGTCATCATTCTCCTGGTGATCTGTACTATTCCCCTCCACACGGGCCCAAAGAAGAGCGCAACTGGACCCCCCATGTGGACGGCTACGAGCTCCCA CACCGCGGCCCAAAAAAGCCAGTGAGCCATCACTCCAAGATCGATGCCGATATCGACTCCCTCACCTCCATGTTGGCCGACCTTGATAGCAACCCCCATGACGCCAGCACGCAA CTGTACGACAATGTGCCTTACAACAAATACCTCCCAGGGGATCACTACCAACCTGCGCATCACGTCGCCGCCCCACCTCAGAGCCGGCCCGCCTCAGGGTACCCTCCTCACCCCCAGAGCCAGTACCACCCGCCGTCACCGTACGCCGAGCAGCAGGCATCTCAGTACCCAGCATGCCAACAGCAGGACTACTACAGCTCATCCACACCAAAACCGTACCCCCAGCCCGTGCCGGCCTCCTACACCACGGCCTCTACCCCCACCGGGCCGAGGTTCAGCGTGCAGGTCAAGACCGCCCAGCCCGTCACGTACTCTCAGACGGGGAGGCAGGCAGAGCAGGCCTACACACCTCCGCCGCCTCGCCAGCATGTGCCACGTCCCCCGCCTCATACCAGCCCGCAGGATTGGTATCCCCTGCACCCGGGCATGCAGGAGAGTCCCCCCGAAGCGGGCTACATGGGAAGTGGATCAGGAGGAAGAATCAAGCAGGTGGCCTTGCCGAAAAGAGGGATGGAAAATAATCAAGCGGGGGCTGCACATTTACACAACAAG GTGGCAGCACAGACAAGACCAGAGGAGGAGTTGGACCGCCTCACCAAGAAGCTGGTGTACGACATGAACCACCCTCCAACTGAGGATTATTTCG GCCGTTGCGCCCGCTGCGGAGACAATGTGGTCGGCGACGGCAGCGGTTGCATCGCCATGGAGCAGGTGTTCCATGTAGAGTGCTTCACCTGCATCACCTGCCACGCCCGCCTGCGAGGACAGCCCTTCTACGCCCTGGACAAGAAGAGCTACTGTGAAACGTGCTACGTT AGAACACTAGAGCGATGCTCAAAGTGCACCAAGCCCATCTTGGACCGCATCCTGCGCGCCATGGGAAAGGCATACCATCCTCGCTGTTTTACATGCGTGGTGTGTAACTGCTGCTTGGACGGCGTGCCCTTCACTGTGGACGCCACCTCGCAGATACACTGCATCGACGACTTccacag GAAGTATGCGCCCCGCTGCTCCGTGTGTGGCGAGCCTATCATGCCCGAAATGGGTCAGGAGGAGACGGTCAGGATCGTGGCGCTGGACCGCAGTTTTCACGTCAACTGTTACGTTTGTGAG
- the trip6 gene encoding thyroid receptor-interacting protein 6 isoform X4 — MSGPTWLPPRTLDSPDQAVSPMSHSAGSAIYRAPIKKGAPDFRPKYSAIDQNGGGVMATRYMATGPTGKTLEYELLDCYCYNGMKAHFGFCSCKGGPGHHSPGDLYYSPPHGPKEERNWTPHVDGYELPHRGPKKPVSHHSKIDADIDSLTSMLADLDSNPHDASTQLYDNVPYNKYLPGDHYQPAHHVAAPPQSRPASGYPPHPQSQYHPPSPYAEQQASQYPACQQQDYYSSSTPKPYPQPVPASYTTASTPTGPRFSVQVKTAQPVTYSQTGRQAEQAYTPPPPRQHVPRPPPHTSPQDWYPLHPGMQESPPEAGYMGSGSGGRIKQVALPKRGMENNQAGAAHLHNKVAAQTRPEEELDRLTKKLVYDMNHPPTEDYFGRCARCGDNVVGDGSGCIAMEQVFHVECFTCITCHARLRGQPFYALDKKSYCETCYVRTLERCSKCTKPILDRILRAMGKAYHPRCFTCVVCNCCLDGVPFTVDATSQIHCIDDFHRKYAPRCSVCGEPIMPEMGQEETVRIVALDRSFHVNCYVCEECGLLLSSEGEGRGCYPLDGHILCKSCSARRIQDLSAKISTDC; from the exons ATGTCTGGTCCTACCTGGCTGCCACCGAGGACTCTGGACAGTCCAGACCAAGCCGTCTCCCCCATGTCCCACTCTGCAGGGTCGGCCATCTACCGGGCGCCCATCAAGAAGGGTGCGCCCGACTTCCGGCCAAAATACAGCGCTATTGATCAGAACGGAGGAGGGGTGATGGCCACCAGGTATATGGCGACAGGACCTACAGGTAAAACACTGGAATACGAATTGTTAGATTGTTATTGTTACAACGGTATGAAGGCTCATTTTGGGTTCTGTTCTTGCAAAGGCGGGCCTGGTCATCATTCTCCTGGTGATCTGTACTATTCCCCTCCACACGGGCCCAAAGAAGAGCGCAACTGGACCCCCCATGTGGACGGCTACGAGCTCCCA CACCGCGGCCCAAAAAAGCCAGTGAGCCATCACTCCAAGATCGATGCCGATATCGACTCCCTCACCTCCATGTTGGCCGACCTTGATAGCAACCCCCATGACGCCAGCACGCAA CTGTACGACAATGTGCCTTACAACAAATACCTCCCAGGGGATCACTACCAACCTGCGCATCACGTCGCCGCCCCACCTCAGAGCCGGCCCGCCTCAGGGTACCCTCCTCACCCCCAGAGCCAGTACCACCCGCCGTCACCGTACGCCGAGCAGCAGGCATCTCAGTACCCAGCATGCCAACAGCAGGACTACTACAGCTCATCCACACCAAAACCGTACCCCCAGCCCGTGCCGGCCTCCTACACCACGGCCTCTACCCCCACCGGGCCGAGGTTCAGCGTGCAGGTCAAGACCGCCCAGCCCGTCACGTACTCTCAGACGGGGAGGCAGGCAGAGCAGGCCTACACACCTCCGCCGCCTCGCCAGCATGTGCCACGTCCCCCGCCTCATACCAGCCCGCAGGATTGGTATCCCCTGCACCCGGGCATGCAGGAGAGTCCCCCCGAAGCGGGCTACATGGGAAGTGGATCAGGAGGAAGAATCAAGCAGGTGGCCTTGCCGAAAAGAGGGATGGAAAATAATCAAGCGGGGGCTGCACATTTACACAACAAG GTGGCAGCACAGACAAGACCAGAGGAGGAGTTGGACCGCCTCACCAAGAAGCTGGTGTACGACATGAACCACCCTCCAACTGAGGATTATTTCG GCCGTTGCGCCCGCTGCGGAGACAATGTGGTCGGCGACGGCAGCGGTTGCATCGCCATGGAGCAGGTGTTCCATGTAGAGTGCTTCACCTGCATCACCTGCCACGCCCGCCTGCGAGGACAGCCCTTCTACGCCCTGGACAAGAAGAGCTACTGTGAAACGTGCTACGTT AGAACACTAGAGCGATGCTCAAAGTGCACCAAGCCCATCTTGGACCGCATCCTGCGCGCCATGGGAAAGGCATACCATCCTCGCTGTTTTACATGCGTGGTGTGTAACTGCTGCTTGGACGGCGTGCCCTTCACTGTGGACGCCACCTCGCAGATACACTGCATCGACGACTTccacag GAAGTATGCGCCCCGCTGCTCCGTGTGTGGCGAGCCTATCATGCCCGAAATGGGTCAGGAGGAGACGGTCAGGATCGTGGCGCTGGACCGCAGTTTTCACGTCAACTGTTACGTTTGTGAG
- the bcl6b gene encoding B-cell CLL/lymphoma 6 member B protein isoform X1, whose protein sequence is MEAAKASSGYVKEFTRHCNDVLLNLNELRRRSILTDTTLAVGNVHLQAHSAVLVACSGFFYSLHTRHMLLGGGGGREQLMTVSFPSHLEPSSVSLLLDFMYTSHLPLTPAIAPGVLAVAAYLQMDHVADTCRDFMQLHCIDNIRLPQLVLDSRVSVASVAPKGGDLPGPLRFLPAAGMIRVPGDAERMPMPGAFPSLTPGREELKKEPDSPVAGMPAPSPDSPARSTCQPSSPAESKTCKEHLASDTKATPDPKVCNWKKYKYIVLNPLCARSALKEEAEESTVVTPQAPKEAWPGEVPGQMKRQGQASCYEGSGRAPPPRPSASAEEGTDTGAAHQAIKRERYYTPYSYRSNGGASKTVQAGEKPYRCNVCGAQFNRPANLKTHARIHSGEKPYRCDTCSARFVQVAHLRAHVLIHTGEKPYPCHTCGTRFRHLQTLKSHLRIHTGEKPYSCEKCDLHFRHKSQLRLHLRQKHGAVTNTKVRYKVLTEPYPSILQAC, encoded by the exons ATGGAAGCGGCCAAAGCATCCAGTGGCTACGTGAAGGAGTTTACCCGCCACTGTAACGACGTGCTGCTCAACCTCAATGAACTGCGGCGCCGTAGCATCTTGACGGACACCACCCTGGCGGTGGGCAATGTGCACCTACAGGCGCACTCTGCAGTGCTGGTGGCCTGCAG CGGCTTCTTCTACTCGCTGCACACACGTCACATGTTGCTTGGTGGCGGCGGCGGCAGGGAGCAGCTCATGACCGTGTCTTTCCCCAGCCACCTGGAACCGAGCAGTGTTTCCCTCCTGCTGGACTTCATGTACACTTCCCATCTCCCTCTGACGCCCGCCATCGCCCCCGGCGTGCTGGCTGTGGCGGCTTATCTGCAGATGGACCACGTGGCCGACACCTGCCGGGACTTCATGCAGCTGCACTG CATTGACAATATAAGACTTCCTCAACTGGTGCTGGACTCCAGAGTGTCTGTAGCCTCTGTGGCCCCTAAAGGTGGAGACCTGCCAGGACCACTGAGGTTCCTCCCGGCAGCAGGGATGATCAG GGTCCCCGGGGATGCCGAGCGCATGCCCATGCCAGGGGCTTTCCCCAGCCTCACGCCTGGCCGTGAGGAGCTGAAAAAGGAGCCCGACTCCCCCGTTGCGGGTATGCCGGCTCCGTCACCAGACAGCCCTGCACGCTCCACTTGCCAGCCCAGCTCACCTGCTGAGTCCAAAACCTGCAAGGAACACcttgcg AGCGACACCAAAGCCACACCTGACCCAAAGGTCTGCAACTGGAAGAAGTACAAGTACATCGTCCTCAATCCTCTCTGTGCTCGGAGCGCCCTGAAAGAGGAGGCGGAGGAGAGCACCGTCGTGACCCCGCAAGCCCCCAAAGAGGCGTGGCCTGGTGAAGTGCCCGGTCAGATGAAAAG ACAGGGGCAGGCCTCCTGCTACGAGGGTTCTGGCCGAGCCCCTCCCCCCCGGCCATCTGCCTCGGCGGAGGAGGGAACA GACACAGGCGCTGCTCATCAAGCCATCAAGAGAGAGCGTTACTACACGCCTTATAGTTATCGTAGCAACGGTGGAGCATCCAAAACTGTCCAGGCGGGCGAGAAGCCGTATCGCTGCAACGTATGCGGCGCCCAGTTTAACCGACCCGCCAACCTCAAGACCCACGCTCGCATTCACTCCGGAGAGAAGCCATATCGCTGCGACACCTGCAGTGCACGCTTTGTTCAG GTTGCTCATCTCAGAGCGCATGTGTTGATTCACACTGGAGAGAAGCCTTacccctgtcacacctgtggcaCCCGCTTCCGCCACCTGCAAACCCTCAAGAGCCACCTGCGCATCCACACGGGAGAAAAGCCGTACTCT TGTGAAAAGTGTGATCTCCACTTCCGGCACAAGAGCCAGCTGCGCCTTCACCTGCGACAGAAACACGGCGCCGTCACCAACACTAAGGTCCGCTACAAGGTCCTGACCGAGCCCTACCCGTCTATTCTGCAAGCCTGCTGA
- the bcl6b gene encoding B-cell CLL/lymphoma 6 member B protein isoform X2 translates to MEAAKASSGYVKEFTRHCNDVLLNLNELRRRSILTDTTLAVGNVHLQAHSAVLVACSGFFYSLHTRHMLLGGGGGREQLMTVSFPSHLEPSSVSLLLDFMYTSHLPLTPAIAPGVLAVAAYLQMDHVADTCRDFMQLHCIDNIRLPQLVLDSRVSVASVAPKGGDLPGPLRFLPAAGMIRVPGDAERMPMPGAFPSLTPGREELKKEPDSPVAGMPAPSPDSPARSTCQPSSPAESKTCKEHLASDTKATPDPKVCNWKKYKYIVLNPLCARSALKEEAEESTVVTPQAPKEAWPGEVPGQMKRQGQASCYEGSGRAPPPRPSASAEEGTGAAHQAIKRERYYTPYSYRSNGGASKTVQAGEKPYRCNVCGAQFNRPANLKTHARIHSGEKPYRCDTCSARFVQVAHLRAHVLIHTGEKPYPCHTCGTRFRHLQTLKSHLRIHTGEKPYSCEKCDLHFRHKSQLRLHLRQKHGAVTNTKVRYKVLTEPYPSILQAC, encoded by the exons ATGGAAGCGGCCAAAGCATCCAGTGGCTACGTGAAGGAGTTTACCCGCCACTGTAACGACGTGCTGCTCAACCTCAATGAACTGCGGCGCCGTAGCATCTTGACGGACACCACCCTGGCGGTGGGCAATGTGCACCTACAGGCGCACTCTGCAGTGCTGGTGGCCTGCAG CGGCTTCTTCTACTCGCTGCACACACGTCACATGTTGCTTGGTGGCGGCGGCGGCAGGGAGCAGCTCATGACCGTGTCTTTCCCCAGCCACCTGGAACCGAGCAGTGTTTCCCTCCTGCTGGACTTCATGTACACTTCCCATCTCCCTCTGACGCCCGCCATCGCCCCCGGCGTGCTGGCTGTGGCGGCTTATCTGCAGATGGACCACGTGGCCGACACCTGCCGGGACTTCATGCAGCTGCACTG CATTGACAATATAAGACTTCCTCAACTGGTGCTGGACTCCAGAGTGTCTGTAGCCTCTGTGGCCCCTAAAGGTGGAGACCTGCCAGGACCACTGAGGTTCCTCCCGGCAGCAGGGATGATCAG GGTCCCCGGGGATGCCGAGCGCATGCCCATGCCAGGGGCTTTCCCCAGCCTCACGCCTGGCCGTGAGGAGCTGAAAAAGGAGCCCGACTCCCCCGTTGCGGGTATGCCGGCTCCGTCACCAGACAGCCCTGCACGCTCCACTTGCCAGCCCAGCTCACCTGCTGAGTCCAAAACCTGCAAGGAACACcttgcg AGCGACACCAAAGCCACACCTGACCCAAAGGTCTGCAACTGGAAGAAGTACAAGTACATCGTCCTCAATCCTCTCTGTGCTCGGAGCGCCCTGAAAGAGGAGGCGGAGGAGAGCACCGTCGTGACCCCGCAAGCCCCCAAAGAGGCGTGGCCTGGTGAAGTGCCCGGTCAGATGAAAAG ACAGGGGCAGGCCTCCTGCTACGAGGGTTCTGGCCGAGCCCCTCCCCCCCGGCCATCTGCCTCGGCGGAGGAGGGAACAG GCGCTGCTCATCAAGCCATCAAGAGAGAGCGTTACTACACGCCTTATAGTTATCGTAGCAACGGTGGAGCATCCAAAACTGTCCAGGCGGGCGAGAAGCCGTATCGCTGCAACGTATGCGGCGCCCAGTTTAACCGACCCGCCAACCTCAAGACCCACGCTCGCATTCACTCCGGAGAGAAGCCATATCGCTGCGACACCTGCAGTGCACGCTTTGTTCAG GTTGCTCATCTCAGAGCGCATGTGTTGATTCACACTGGAGAGAAGCCTTacccctgtcacacctgtggcaCCCGCTTCCGCCACCTGCAAACCCTCAAGAGCCACCTGCGCATCCACACGGGAGAAAAGCCGTACTCT TGTGAAAAGTGTGATCTCCACTTCCGGCACAAGAGCCAGCTGCGCCTTCACCTGCGACAGAAACACGGCGCCGTCACCAACACTAAGGTCCGCTACAAGGTCCTGACCGAGCCCTACCCGTCTATTCTGCAAGCCTGCTGA